One Oharaeibacter diazotrophicus DNA window includes the following coding sequences:
- a CDS encoding SMP-30/gluconolactonase/LRE family protein, translating to MTATVFSDVVCNLGEGPSFHPDSGRVYWFDILEKRLLEKRPDRSGTIVHQLPFNASVIAAVDDDRQLVVGAGGLHVRRIADGALTLHRPLVAEDPGIRSNDGRVHPAGALWLSTMSRTAEEGAAAIWWYRDGELRRLIGGLTIPNGIAFAPDGTHAFYADTRPGKVWRIPTDPSTGLPVGDPSLFLDGGDGGPDGAVVDADGLYWSARWGAGAVIAHDRDGREVARLAVPATQSSCPAFVGERMVVTSAQEGMDEAARAADPLSGQTFLLDGPFRGRHDPAVRLGEG from the coding sequence ATGACCGCCACCGTCTTCAGCGACGTCGTCTGCAACCTCGGCGAGGGGCCGTCGTTCCACCCGGACAGCGGCCGGGTCTACTGGTTCGACATCCTGGAGAAGCGCCTGCTCGAGAAGCGGCCGGACCGCTCCGGCACGATCGTGCACCAGCTCCCGTTCAACGCCTCGGTGATCGCGGCGGTCGACGACGACCGCCAGCTCGTGGTCGGCGCCGGCGGGCTCCACGTCCGCCGCATCGCCGACGGCGCGCTGACCTTGCACCGGCCGCTGGTCGCCGAGGACCCCGGCATCCGCAGCAACGACGGCCGTGTCCATCCCGCCGGCGCGCTCTGGCTCTCGACCATGAGCCGGACCGCGGAGGAGGGCGCCGCGGCGATCTGGTGGTACCGCGACGGCGAACTCCGCCGCCTGATCGGCGGGCTGACGATCCCGAACGGCATCGCCTTCGCGCCCGACGGCACCCACGCCTTCTACGCCGACACCCGGCCGGGCAAGGTCTGGCGCATCCCGACCGATCCCTCCACGGGCCTGCCGGTGGGCGATCCCTCCCTGTTCCTCGACGGCGGCGACGGCGGCCCGGACGGTGCGGTGGTCGACGCCGACGGCCTCTATTGGAGCGCCCGCTGGGGCGCCGGCGCCGTGATCGCCCACGACCGCGACGGCCGCGAGGTCGCGCGCCTCGCCGTGCCGGCGACGCAGAGCTCCTGCCCGGCCTTCGTCGGCGAGCGCATGGTGGTGACCTCGGCGCAGGAGGGCATGGACGAGGCCGCCCGCGCCGCCGACCCGCTTTCCGGTCAGACCTTCCTGCTCGACGGCCCGTTCCGCGGCCGTCACGACCCGGCGGTGCGGCTCGGGGAAGGCTGA
- a CDS encoding 2-dehydro-3-deoxy-6-phosphogalactonate aldolase, with protein sequence MTVSVPWPRLARNLVAILRCLTPADVDAVGDVLVEAGFEAIEVPLNSPDPFASIERLAARLPASVLVGAGTVLTAADAGRVADVGGRILVAPNVDPLVIAAATARGMVTMPGVFTPTEAFQALAAGASALKFFPAAALGATGIAAVRAVLPKGTVIGAVGGVSEADFAAYAAAGVTAFGLGSSLYKPGASAADVAARAAAAVRAYDDTFASGAAR encoded by the coding sequence GTGACCGTTTCCGTGCCCTGGCCGCGGCTCGCCCGCAACCTCGTCGCCATCCTGCGCTGCCTGACACCCGCCGACGTCGACGCCGTCGGCGACGTGCTGGTCGAGGCCGGTTTCGAGGCGATCGAGGTGCCGCTCAACTCGCCCGATCCCTTCGCCTCGATCGAGCGCCTCGCCGCCCGTCTGCCGGCCTCGGTGCTGGTCGGCGCCGGCACGGTGCTGACCGCCGCCGACGCCGGTCGCGTCGCCGACGTCGGCGGGCGCATCCTGGTCGCGCCCAACGTCGATCCCCTGGTGATCGCCGCCGCCACCGCCCGCGGCATGGTGACGATGCCCGGCGTGTTCACGCCGACCGAGGCGTTCCAGGCGCTCGCCGCCGGCGCCTCGGCGCTGAAGTTCTTCCCGGCCGCCGCCCTCGGCGCGACCGGCATCGCCGCGGTGCGTGCCGTGCTGCCGAAGGGCACGGTGATCGGCGCCGTCGGCGGCGTCTCGGAGGCCGATTTCGCCGCCTATGCCGCTGCCGGCGTCACGGCCTTCGGCCTCGGTTCCAGCCTCTACAAGCCCGGCGCCTCCGCCGCCGACGTCGCCGCCCGCGCCGCCGCCGCCGTCCGCGCCTACGACGACACCTTCGCCTCCGGAGCCGCCAGATGA
- a CDS encoding IclR family transcriptional regulator produces MQVNRGHAAHGDRQLDVDGAADGPLTRALRLLDVVAAAGEPVRFSEVQQAAGLPKATLSRLLRQLEAEGMLAFDPASRRYRLGLRLVRLAHAAWEGATLVEAARPVLDRLVGDVGMTVHLACLDGGQVLYLDKRLARPAVRMFSAPGRIGPAHCTGVGKAMLAFLPADAQAEAIARQSFVRHTPRTIVDPAALAAELDAIRARGHAVDDQEHEETIVCLAVPILAPAGGLVGGLSLTTTIHAGGLAALERHRPALAAAAAEIAVAAETMMLAPRGATAVTNDLAQFDLAR; encoded by the coding sequence GTGCAGGTCAACCGGGGCCATGCGGCGCACGGCGACCGGCAGCTCGACGTCGACGGCGCGGCGGACGGGCCGCTGACGCGGGCGCTGCGTCTGCTCGACGTGGTGGCGGCCGCCGGTGAGCCGGTGCGATTCTCCGAGGTCCAACAGGCGGCTGGCCTGCCGAAGGCGACGCTGTCGCGGCTGCTGCGCCAGCTCGAGGCCGAGGGCATGCTCGCCTTCGACCCGGCGAGCCGGCGCTACCGGCTCGGCCTGCGTCTCGTCCGCCTCGCCCACGCGGCCTGGGAGGGTGCGACCCTGGTCGAGGCGGCGCGACCGGTGCTGGACCGGCTGGTCGGCGACGTCGGCATGACCGTCCACCTCGCCTGCCTCGACGGCGGTCAGGTGCTCTATCTCGACAAGCGGTTGGCACGCCCGGCGGTCCGGATGTTCTCGGCGCCCGGCCGGATCGGCCCGGCCCATTGCACGGGGGTCGGCAAGGCGATGCTGGCCTTCCTGCCCGCGGACGCGCAGGCAGAGGCGATCGCCCGCCAGTCCTTCGTTCGCCACACCCCGCGCACCATCGTCGACCCCGCCGCGCTCGCCGCCGAACTCGACGCGATCCGGGCGCGCGGCCACGCGGTCGACGACCAGGAGCACGAGGAGACCATCGTCTGCCTCGCGGTGCCGATCCTCGCGCCGGCCGGCGGCCTCGTCGGCGGGCTGTCGCTGACCACCACGATCCACGCCGGCGGCCTCGCGGCGCTGGAACGCCACCGCCCCGCCCTCGCCGCCGCCGCCGCCGAGATCGCCGTCGCCGCCGAGACGATGATGCTCGCGCCGCGCGGTGCCACTGCGGTAACGAACGACCTCGCACAATTCGATCTTGCGCGATAG
- a CDS encoding RNA polymerase sigma factor — MQTVIGPDLVLLLPRLRRYALSLTRSSTEADDLVQTACVKALAGASGWTPGTRFDAWVFRVMRNAWIDGLRRRKVAGVVTEVEAVDGEVHESGEQRAMAKLTLDDVRRAIDALPTDQREVVLLVCVEEMSYREVAEVLDVPIGTVMSRLARARRRLAEATDAA, encoded by the coding sequence ATGCAGACCGTGATCGGCCCAGACCTCGTCCTGCTGCTGCCGCGGCTGAGGCGCTACGCGTTGTCGCTGACCAGATCGTCCACGGAAGCGGACGACCTGGTGCAGACCGCCTGCGTCAAGGCCCTGGCGGGTGCGTCGGGGTGGACGCCGGGCACGCGTTTCGACGCCTGGGTGTTCCGGGTGATGCGCAACGCGTGGATCGACGGCCTGCGCCGCCGCAAGGTGGCCGGGGTCGTCACCGAGGTGGAGGCGGTGGACGGCGAGGTCCACGAGTCCGGGGAGCAGCGGGCGATGGCGAAGCTGACGCTCGACGACGTCCGGCGCGCGATCGACGCCCTGCCGACCGATCAGCGCGAGGTCGTACTGCTGGTCTGCGTCGAGGAGATGTCCTACCGCGAAGTCGCGGAAGTGCTGGACGTGCCGATCGGCACGGTGATGAGCCGGTTGGCGCGGGCGCGGCGCCGGCTGGCGGAGGCGACCGACGCGGCGTGA
- a CDS encoding 2-dehydro-3-deoxygalactonokinase: METPAFVAVDWGTSSLRLWLMAADGAVLAETRSAEGMGGLSPDAFEPVLRGRLQGLGPAVAAMPTPLRVVLCGMVGARQGWREAVYVDVPAPLDAVAGRAVSPAADGLDARILPGLSARGDRPDVMRGEETQLLGLVLDAPALSATVCMPGTHSKWVTLDEGRVAGFSTVMTGEFYALLAGQSILRHTVAGSSGSGDPAAPAFVGGLADGLSAPDDALARLFGIRAAGLLSGLPAADAADRLSGLLIGAEVGARLARADAGAEVVLVASGRLAALYAAALRAAGRSHRLVDADAAVRGGLVHAARALWPEIQP; the protein is encoded by the coding sequence GTGGAGACTCCCGCCTTCGTGGCGGTCGACTGGGGCACGTCGAGCCTCCGGCTCTGGCTGATGGCGGCCGACGGCGCCGTGCTCGCCGAGACGCGCTCGGCCGAGGGCATGGGCGGCCTGTCGCCGGATGCCTTCGAGCCGGTGCTGCGCGGCCGCCTGCAGGGCCTCGGACCCGCCGTCGCGGCGATGCCGACGCCGCTGCGCGTCGTGCTCTGCGGCATGGTCGGCGCCCGCCAGGGCTGGCGCGAGGCCGTCTATGTCGACGTGCCCGCGCCGCTGGACGCCGTCGCCGGCCGCGCCGTCTCCCCCGCCGCCGACGGCCTCGACGCCCGCATCCTGCCCGGTCTCTCCGCCCGCGGCGACCGACCCGACGTGATGCGCGGCGAGGAGACCCAGTTGCTCGGCCTCGTGCTCGACGCGCCGGCGCTCTCGGCCACCGTCTGCATGCCCGGCACCCATTCCAAGTGGGTGACGCTCGACGAAGGCCGCGTCGCGGGCTTCTCGACGGTGATGACCGGCGAGTTCTACGCGCTGCTCGCCGGCCAGTCGATCCTGCGCCACACGGTCGCCGGTTCGTCCGGCAGCGGCGATCCCGCCGCGCCGGCCTTCGTCGGCGGCCTCGCCGACGGCCTCTCTGCCCCGGACGACGCGCTCGCCCGCCTGTTCGGGATCCGCGCCGCCGGCCTCCTCTCCGGCCTTCCCGCCGCCGATGCCGCCGACCGACTGTCCGGCCTGCTGATCGGCGCCGAGGTCGGTGCGCGGCTCGCCCGGGCCGATGCCGGCGCCGAGGTCGTGCTGGTCGCCTCCGGCCGGCTCGCCGCGCTCTACGCCGCGGCCCTGCGCGCCGCCGGCCGCTCCCACCGCCTCGTCGACGCCGACGCCGCCGTGCGCGGCGGCCTCGTCCACGCCGCCCGCGCCCTCTGGCCGGAGATCCAGCCGTGA
- a CDS encoding MarR family winged helix-turn-helix transcriptional regulator, whose product MTTPPDRLHLDRQLCFAVYAAGHAITRAYKPMLDALGITYPQYLVLLVLWEDDDLTVKAIGERLMLDSGTLTPLLKRMEAGGLLARRRDAADERQVRVGLTETGRALRERVLSTDNPLVCRGGRTPAELAALKDDLVRLREALDGTAPTGGDGGPV is encoded by the coding sequence ATGACTACGCCCCCGGATCGTCTCCACCTCGACCGCCAGCTCTGCTTCGCCGTCTACGCCGCCGGCCACGCGATCACGCGCGCCTACAAGCCGATGCTGGACGCGCTCGGCATCACCTATCCGCAATATCTGGTGCTGCTGGTGCTGTGGGAGGACGACGACCTCACCGTCAAGGCGATCGGCGAGCGGCTGATGCTCGACTCCGGCACGCTGACGCCGCTCCTGAAGCGGATGGAGGCCGGCGGCCTCCTCGCCCGCCGCCGCGACGCCGCCGACGAGCGCCAGGTCCGCGTCGGCCTCACCGAGACGGGGCGCGCGCTCCGCGAACGCGTCCTTTCCACCGACAATCCGCTCGTCTGCCGCGGCGGCCGCACACCGGCCGAACTCGCCGCCCTCAAGGACGACCTCGTCCGCCTGCGCGAGGCCCTCGACGGGACGGCGCCGACCGGGGGCGACGGCGGGCCGGTCTGA
- a CDS encoding anti-sigma factor family protein: MALEHLTDEHLVAYTDGELDEASARRVEIAMAADPDVARRVMAFQRSRRLVRAAFAAEPVEVPPALREAVEARIAAVEARTVPKAEGSVVPFRPRRPIGGGFSGLLRGAAAAAAVAAVAAGAGLYVGRGPSAETTAVAVLDRPETAEALSTRAAGDGVTIDGARVSLVQSYVLADGSLCREIAVEEASGATSALACRAAGRWEVRFSARQPAAVDGYAPASGATAIDGYLDAVGAGSPLDPVAEAAALAALR; encoded by the coding sequence ATGGCCTTGGAACACCTGACCGACGAGCACCTTGTCGCCTATACCGACGGCGAACTCGACGAGGCTTCCGCCCGCCGCGTCGAGATCGCCATGGCGGCCGATCCCGACGTCGCGCGCCGCGTCATGGCGTTCCAGCGCAGCCGCCGCCTCGTCCGCGCCGCCTTCGCCGCCGAACCGGTCGAGGTACCGCCGGCGCTGCGCGAGGCCGTCGAGGCCCGGATCGCGGCCGTCGAAGCCCGGACCGTGCCGAAGGCGGAGGGCAGCGTGGTGCCGTTCCGGCCGCGTCGGCCGATCGGCGGCGGCTTCTCGGGCCTGTTGCGCGGCGCCGCGGCGGCGGCCGCGGTGGCGGCCGTCGCCGCCGGCGCCGGCCTCTACGTCGGGCGCGGGCCGTCGGCCGAGACGACCGCGGTCGCCGTCCTCGACCGCCCGGAGACCGCCGAGGCGCTCTCGACCCGGGCCGCCGGCGACGGCGTCACGATCGACGGCGCCCGGGTCTCGCTGGTCCAGAGCTACGTGCTCGCTGACGGCTCGCTCTGCCGCGAGATCGCGGTCGAGGAGGCCTCCGGTGCGACTTCCGCGCTGGCCTGCCGGGCGGCGGGCCGCTGGGAGGTGCGCTTCTCGGCGCGGCAGCCGGCCGCCGTCGACGGCTATGCGCCGGCCTCGGGCGCCACGGCGATCGACGGCTACCTGGACGCCGTCGGTGCCGGTTCGCCGCTCGACCCCGTCGCCGAGGCGGCGGCGTTGGCGGCGCTGCGCTGA
- a CDS encoding IlvD/Edd family dehydratase, which translates to MTKPTRRSALWFDNPDNPGMTALYLERYLNYGLTREELQSGKPLIGIAQTGSDLSPCNRVHLELAQRVREGIRAAGGIAFEFPVHPIQETGRRPTASLDRNLAYLGLVEILHGYPLDGVVLTTGCDKTTPACIMAAATVNLPAIVLSAGPMLDGWVDGRLAGSGTIIWESRLRLATGEIGYDEFMGHAAAAAPSTGYCNTMGTASTMNSLAEALGMCLPGNASIPAPYRERGQMAYLTGKRIVEMVDEDLRPSKILTRAAIENAILVNSAIGGSTNAQPHITAIARHAGVEIVPEDWQTVGYDVPLLVNVQPAGKYLSEGFHRAGGVPVVMKELLANGKLNGDALTVSGRTAAENVADARAPDGEVIKSFAAPMKEKAGFVVLKGNLFDSAIMKTSVISDDFRARYLSRPGRENVLEGRVVVFDGSEDYHHRIEDPALGIDENTILVIRYSGPIGWPGAAEVVNMQPPAALIKRGVASLPCIGDGRQSGTSGSPSILNASPEAAIGGGLGLLETGDVVRIDLNTGAADALVEPAEWERRRAAFVPNYPESQTPWQEIFREKVGQQSDGAVLELAVKYRDVYEKIPRDNH; encoded by the coding sequence ATGACCAAGCCGACCCGCCGCTCCGCCCTCTGGTTCGACAACCCGGACAACCCGGGCATGACCGCGCTCTACCTCGAGCGCTACCTGAACTACGGCCTGACGCGCGAGGAGCTGCAGTCCGGCAAGCCGCTGATCGGCATCGCCCAGACCGGCTCGGACCTGTCGCCCTGCAACCGCGTCCACCTCGAGTTGGCCCAGCGCGTGCGCGAGGGCATCCGCGCCGCCGGCGGCATCGCCTTCGAGTTCCCGGTCCACCCGATCCAGGAGACCGGCCGCCGCCCGACCGCCTCGCTCGATCGCAACCTCGCCTATCTCGGCCTCGTCGAGATCCTGCACGGCTATCCGCTCGACGGCGTCGTGCTGACCACCGGCTGCGACAAGACCACGCCGGCCTGCATCATGGCGGCGGCGACGGTGAACCTGCCGGCGATCGTGCTCTCGGCCGGCCCGATGCTCGACGGCTGGGTCGACGGCCGGCTCGCCGGTTCCGGCACCATCATCTGGGAGAGCCGCCTGCGCCTCGCCACCGGCGAGATCGGCTATGACGAGTTCATGGGGCACGCCGCCGCGGCGGCGCCGTCGACCGGCTATTGCAACACCATGGGCACGGCCTCGACGATGAACTCGCTGGCCGAGGCGCTCGGGATGTGCCTGCCCGGCAACGCCTCGATCCCGGCGCCCTACCGCGAGCGCGGCCAGATGGCCTATCTCACCGGCAAGCGCATCGTCGAGATGGTCGACGAGGACCTGCGTCCGTCGAAGATCCTGACCCGCGCGGCGATCGAGAACGCCATCCTGGTCAACTCGGCGATCGGCGGCTCGACCAACGCCCAGCCGCACATCACCGCCATCGCCCGCCACGCCGGCGTCGAGATCGTGCCGGAGGATTGGCAGACCGTCGGCTACGACGTCCCGCTGCTGGTCAACGTGCAGCCGGCCGGCAAGTATCTCTCCGAGGGCTTCCACCGCGCCGGCGGCGTGCCGGTGGTGATGAAGGAGCTGCTCGCCAACGGCAAGCTCAACGGCGACGCGCTGACCGTCTCCGGCCGTACCGCCGCCGAGAACGTGGCGGACGCCCGGGCGCCGGACGGCGAGGTCATCAAGTCCTTCGCCGCGCCGATGAAGGAAAAGGCCGGCTTCGTGGTGCTGAAGGGCAACCTGTTCGACAGCGCGATCATGAAGACCTCGGTGATCTCCGACGACTTCCGCGCCCGCTATCTGTCGCGCCCCGGCCGGGAGAACGTGCTCGAGGGCCGCGTCGTGGTGTTCGACGGTTCGGAGGACTACCACCACCGCATCGAGGATCCTGCGCTCGGCATCGACGAGAACACCATCCTCGTGATCCGCTACTCCGGCCCGATCGGCTGGCCCGGTGCGGCCGAGGTGGTGAACATGCAGCCGCCCGCCGCCCTCATCAAGCGCGGCGTCGCCTCGCTGCCCTGCATCGGCGACGGCCGCCAGTCCGGCACCTCCGGCTCGCCGTCGATCCTGAACGCCTCGCCGGAAGCGGCGATCGGCGGCGGACTCGGCCTGCTCGAGACCGGCGACGTCGTGCGCATCGATCTCAACACCGGCGCCGCCGACGCCCTGGTCGAGCCCGCCGAGTGGGAGCGCCGCCGCGCCGCCTTCGTGCCGAACTATCCCGAGAGCCAGACGCCCTGGCAGGAGATCTTCCGCGAGAAGGTCGGCCAGCAGTCCGACGGCGCGGTGCTCGAACTCGCGGTCAAGTACCGCGACGTCTACGAGAAGATCCCGCGCGACAACCACTGA
- a CDS encoding S8 family serine peptidase, whose translation MKGLLFRGAAAAALLLAPTVPLAGGISVASVVLAATASPAAAREHGDHDDHGNRGGGEHDHPGDGDESVDDDPEDGDDHGGGSYETPDGRHGGVRDFAGDDGSDRDDDDDTSGRGEPPAKAAPEPQTIATVPRSVRRPGEPAYAPEEMVASGLTAADVKALEARGFAVIGRTGARLDATVWRLKLPKGKSLVDGYGEILSVSARALAATNDYYYTEAGDCTGEGCVAPTLVRWSPSATAACGAPPTIGLVDTGVDTGHPALRGARLEASAGRGDATEPSTTDHGTAVAALLVGRPDSPTPGLLPGARLVAVDAFYRDGGTADRTDVATLVGALERVVGAGASVVNLSLSGPPNPMLERAVEAAVARGVVVVAAAGNGGATAPPSYPAAYAGVVAVTAVDGRLAAYRRANHGDYIDLAAPGVDVWTAAAGGSAAKRTGTSFAAPFVTAAAALARSGGRGGSPAGVEAVLEASAHDLGPAGRDPVFGAGLLDAERLCGGGRSAAATPADAIVPASGD comes from the coding sequence ATGAAGGGCCTCCTGTTCAGGGGCGCCGCCGCGGCGGCGCTCCTCCTCGCACCGACCGTGCCGCTCGCCGGCGGGATATCCGTCGCGAGCGTCGTCCTGGCCGCGACCGCTTCGCCCGCCGCCGCGCGCGAGCATGGCGATCACGACGACCACGGCAACCGCGGCGGCGGCGAGCACGACCACCCCGGCGACGGCGACGAGAGCGTCGACGACGATCCCGAGGACGGCGACGACCACGGCGGCGGCTCCTACGAGACGCCCGACGGCCGCCACGGCGGCGTCCGGGACTTCGCCGGTGACGACGGCTCCGACCGCGACGACGACGACGACACCTCCGGCCGCGGCGAACCGCCGGCGAAGGCCGCTCCAGAACCGCAGACGATCGCCACGGTGCCCCGATCCGTCCGCCGCCCGGGCGAGCCGGCCTACGCCCCCGAGGAGATGGTGGCCTCCGGCCTGACCGCGGCTGACGTGAAGGCGCTGGAGGCGCGCGGATTCGCCGTGATCGGCCGCACCGGCGCCCGGCTCGACGCCACCGTGTGGCGCCTGAAGCTGCCGAAGGGCAAGTCCCTGGTCGACGGCTACGGCGAGATCCTGTCGGTGTCGGCGCGCGCGCTCGCCGCCACCAACGACTACTACTACACCGAGGCGGGCGACTGCACCGGCGAGGGCTGCGTCGCGCCGACACTGGTGCGCTGGAGCCCGTCGGCCACCGCGGCCTGCGGCGCACCGCCGACGATCGGGCTGGTCGACACCGGCGTCGACACCGGCCATCCGGCCCTGCGCGGCGCCCGGCTGGAGGCCTCGGCCGGTCGCGGCGACGCCACGGAGCCGTCCACGACCGACCACGGTACCGCCGTCGCGGCCCTTTTGGTCGGCCGGCCCGACAGCCCGACGCCGGGCCTGCTGCCCGGTGCCCGCCTCGTCGCGGTCGACGCCTTCTACCGCGACGGCGGCACCGCCGACCGCACCGACGTCGCGACGCTGGTCGGCGCGCTGGAGCGGGTGGTCGGCGCGGGCGCGAGCGTGGTCAACCTCAGCCTGTCCGGACCGCCCAACCCGATGCTGGAACGCGCCGTCGAGGCGGCGGTCGCCCGCGGTGTCGTCGTGGTGGCCGCGGCCGGCAACGGCGGCGCCACGGCACCGCCGTCCTATCCGGCGGCCTATGCCGGCGTCGTCGCGGTCACCGCCGTCGACGGCCGGCTCGCCGCCTATCGCCGCGCCAACCACGGCGACTACATCGACCTCGCCGCCCCCGGCGTCGACGTCTGGACCGCCGCCGCCGGCGGCAGCGCCGCCAAGCGGACCGGCACCTCCTTCGCCGCGCCCTTCGTGACCGCGGCGGCCGCGCTCGCCCGCTCCGGCGGCCGCGGCGGCTCGCCGGCCGGCGTCGAGGCCGTGCTGGAGGCGAGCGCGCACGACCTCGGCCCCGCCGGCCGCGACCCGGTGTTCGGTGCCGGCCTGCTCGACGCCGAACGGCTCTGCGGCGGCGGCCGATCCGCCGCCGCCACGCCCGCCGACGCTATCGTGCCGGCGTCGGGCGACTGA
- a CDS encoding SpoVR family protein: MNAFAPNRLLFEGADWDFDTIRRIHDAVEELSRRSLGLDVFPNQIEIITAEQMLDAYASTGMPLFYKHWSFGKHFAQHETVYRKGLMGLAYEIVINSDPCISYIMEENSATMQTLVIAHAAFGHNHFFKNNYLFKQWTDPSGILDYLAFAKSYVAACEERWGHAAVERVLDAGHALQSQGVHRYPRKSVPDLLSEERRERDRQAHAERMYNDLWRTLPSRPAGGDARRRREERRRALLGLPQENLLYFLEKTAPRLAPWQREILRIVRNVAQYFYPQMQTKVMNEGCATFVHYQLMTGLHREGRISDGSFLEFLTSHTNVVRQPMYDDPSYNGINPYALGYAMMEDIARIATTPTDEDRAWFPDLAGNGDPIGTLRDVWANYRDESFIAQFLSPNLIRKWRFFHVRDDADEPVLRVERIHDERGYRALRRSLARQYDIAWLAPDIQVVDVDLDDTRRLVLRHRVLDGILLQPDDARRVLQHIADLWGYEVVLEEVSADTGATLKEHRTTARAGMFF, encoded by the coding sequence ATGAACGCCTTCGCGCCGAACCGGCTCTTGTTCGAGGGCGCCGACTGGGACTTCGACACCATCCGCCGCATCCACGACGCGGTGGAGGAACTGTCGCGCCGCAGCCTCGGGCTCGACGTCTTTCCCAACCAGATCGAGATCATCACCGCCGAGCAGATGCTCGACGCCTACGCCTCCACCGGCATGCCGCTGTTCTACAAGCACTGGAGCTTCGGCAAGCACTTCGCCCAGCACGAGACGGTCTATCGCAAGGGACTGATGGGCCTCGCCTACGAGATCGTCATCAACTCCGATCCCTGCATCAGCTACATCATGGAGGAGAATTCCGCCACGATGCAGACGCTGGTGATCGCCCACGCCGCCTTCGGCCACAACCACTTCTTCAAGAACAACTATCTCTTCAAGCAGTGGACCGACCCCTCTGGGATCCTCGACTACCTCGCCTTCGCCAAGAGCTACGTCGCCGCCTGCGAGGAGCGCTGGGGCCATGCCGCGGTCGAGCGCGTGCTCGACGCCGGGCACGCGCTGCAGTCCCAGGGCGTCCACCGCTACCCGCGCAAGAGCGTGCCGGACCTCCTGTCCGAGGAACGCCGCGAGCGCGACCGCCAGGCCCACGCCGAGCGGATGTACAACGACCTCTGGCGCACGCTGCCGTCGAGGCCAGCCGGTGGCGATGCCCGGCGCCGCCGCGAGGAGCGCCGGCGCGCCCTGCTCGGGCTGCCGCAGGAGAACCTCCTGTATTTCCTCGAGAAGACCGCGCCGCGCCTCGCGCCGTGGCAGCGCGAGATCCTGCGCATCGTCCGCAACGTCGCGCAGTATTTCTATCCGCAGATGCAGACCAAGGTGATGAACGAGGGCTGCGCCACCTTCGTGCACTACCAGCTGATGACCGGTCTGCACCGCGAGGGCCGCATCTCCGACGGGTCCTTCCTCGAGTTCCTGACCTCGCACACCAACGTCGTGCGCCAGCCGATGTACGACGATCCCTCCTACAACGGCATCAACCCCTACGCCCTCGGCTACGCGATGATGGAGGACATCGCCCGCATCGCCACCACGCCGACCGACGAGGATCGCGCGTGGTTCCCCGACCTCGCCGGCAACGGCGATCCGATCGGGACGCTGCGCGACGTCTGGGCCAATTATCGCGACGAGAGCTTCATCGCGCAGTTCCTGTCGCCCAACCTGATACGCAAGTGGCGCTTCTTCCACGTTCGCGACGACGCCGACGAGCCGGTGCTCCGGGTCGAGCGCATCCACGACGAGCGCGGTTACCGGGCGCTGCGCCGCTCGCTCGCCCGGCAGTACGACATCGCCTGGCTCGCTCCCGACATCCAGGTCGTCGACGTCGATCTCGACGACACCCGTCGGCTGGTGCTGCGCCACCGGGTCCTCGACGGCATCCTGCTCCAGCCCGACGACGCCCGCCGCGTGCTCCAGCACATCGCGGACCTCTGGGGCTACGAGGTCGTCCTCGAGGAAGTGTCGGCCGACACCGGCGCGACGCTGAAGGAACACCGCACCACCGCGCGGGCGGGCATGTTCTTCTGA